GACCTGAATATGTCTTCTAGAACTCTGAACCACACCTCAGCTGGCCTTCCTATTGCCCTGCTGCTAGCACTGGGGTTGGCTCTGGCCATGTTTGCCTTGCTCAAGGCCCATGCCAGTAAGAGGCTTTGCTGGGGCCAAAGCTATGAGAGACTGAGTGGCAGCGCCAGCGTCAATATGCCCCACGGTGTTCCCGAGCCGGACAGCGGAGACGAGGTGGATGTGGTGTACACCAGCAGAGGTGGATCAGTATATCGACGCTACAGCTTTATCCACGAGCAGGACACAGATGCAGCCCCGGATGTGGATGAGAGCACTTGTCTCAATAAATcttagatacatacatacaatatcaAGATGAATTCAAAACCGTTTAGTCAATGTGTAGGAGAGAACATAGTGGTATTTTGCTTTAGTACGTTGCTTTtggtgttcttgtgtttgttgtactCTACAAAGTACCCGTATAATGCACATTCTAAGTTGAAGCATTTGTGAGTAAAGAGTGAGaacaatacatacaatacatctCACGTACCTCCCAAAATCTAGACGCAGACAGTGTCATCCTGCTTGGGAAGTGAAAGTtcatctgtttttaaaagggATATTACTAGAGGAGGAACCTCGCTCGGTTATGAAGGGCAGCTTCGGGACCCTGGCCCCTTCGCTTCTAATTTGGATGCCAATCTAACACCTAAAGTACACTAAAACTGAAGCTTGAATTCAAttttgttattaaaataaaaagctctCTTACCTAACCAAAGGAGACCAAGCAGGAACCTTGAGAGTCTTTGGTTTGAATGTACAAATACCATCCAATTGTATTAGTTTTTTACAATGATATGAAGATTACAAGTAATACAATTGAATAATACAATAAGGATTACCCTAACTACCAGGACTGCATTTTAGACAGAATGTTATAGTTGCTACACTAGATTGGTACAACCGAGGATTAACGACCTGCACAGCGAGGTCTGGCTGGGAGCCAGGGACATGAAGGAGGACCACCAGCCTCTGCAGGTGTCATTTTGAGGGGGGTGCCATCAACCTCTGGTCCAATATCCGGCTGACGCCTGCAACTGAACATACAGAAAAATAtacacaacagcaacacacaaccacactcAAATTACACATTATGACTTGGATTCCTAACACTCACTATTTACCTCAATGGCTAAAGGTTACAAATGTATAAGTTTGGGTCAGTTACCGTGGTCAcagttgtatgtgtatgttgtaaAACCATAGAACGCATATGGGCTTGTTCTTCTAGCCGTTTCCCATTCAAGCAGAGGTGACCGTAGCAGAGCTCACCTGCAGTTTATGGCAGAACCAGTTTCACAATGTTGGAACAATGTTTTCAAGTATTTGTTTAGTTAATTAGTTACTCAATAGGTAAATTAGATAAACTCAACAGCTAAATATATGGAGATAGGTCTGGGTGGGCTGTGTCTCAGACATTTTAGGTATAAACCTTAACTGTGTgtatgacttttttattttgtacttgaTATTAAAGAGATATTTGTTGAACAGTGAAATTATCAtatgtaataatttaaatgaaataaaatcttGTATACCTGGTGCTGTTAGTGCACCTTGAAAACTGGCTACATTATGATGGCTGAACTCAACTGAGAATATTTGCCAGTCTGAGTTCAAACCAGTATATTAGAAAATGATTAACAAAATATGTAGTGACAGTGTAATCAACTGGCAAAGGTTTGCAATTGAATGTGTTAGACCTTTAACACTTTGCtaaaacaatttatttgttGTCAGCAAATATGGAATTTACAATTGTCAATGTAGACACATCCTATTCCAGGATTGCTTCCTTCCACACCTTAGTTTGACACACCTCTTCATGGGGCTGTTTCAGCTGGTGTTCATGACAACAGACCATGTAGCAGTCAAACTAAGACTCGCTCTGAAGACAAGGTTTTGGTTACCTCAAGTAATGACATGGCTTCTGCAAGGTGGTGGAAGAGCCAGATGTGGAAGAAACTGCCACTAATCGCCATCGGTATGTTACTTTCTTTTGTCCTTTGGGAAACTGTTTTAAACAGGCGATCCTTGCCTGATCTCAAAATACCACCGCAGTTCTCTTTAGACCTGCCTGGCTGCTTGGCTATCATCAATGGAGACATAGCGGGGAAGAAAGGCGAATTAGAAGTGCTTCTGGCATCCAGGAAAAGACAGAGTCTTTTATCTGAGGACTTCTACCTTAATGTGACAAAGGACTGTCCATCTTACATTGAAAAGAGAGGTTTCATTACAGCGCCTCTCAGTGAGGAGGAAAATAATTTTCCCATTGCCTACTCCATGGTGATCCATGAGAAGATTGAGATGTTTGAGCGACTCCTACGAGCTGTTTATAATCCTCAGAACATCTACTGTGTGCATGTGGACCAGAAAGCCACTAAAGAATTCCAGAAGGCCGTGGAGGCTATTCTTTCCTGCTTTCCAAATGTGTTGGTAGCCAGTAGATTAGAAAGAGTGGTATATGCCTCATGGTCCCGAGTGCAGGCCGATTTGAACTGCATAAAAGATCTGCTGAACTCACGGGTCCAGTGGATGTACCTGCTTAACACCTGTGGGACAGACTTCCCCATCAAAACCAATAGAGAAATGGTTCAGGCACTGAAGGCCCTCAACGGGAGAAACAGCATGGAGTCTGAGGTAACCAATGACTACAAGAAAGGCCGGTGGCAGTATCATCACAATGTGACTACTACTGTCATCAGGACAGACGTGAAGAAAAGTCCCCCACCCAATAGCAACCCCATGTTCACAGGAAATGCCTACATTGTGGCCAGCAGAGCCTTTGTGGTACATGTGATGCAGGACAGAGAAGCTCAGCAGTTTGCGGAGTGGGAGCAGGACACGTACAGCCCTGATGAGCACTTCTGGGCCACTCTACAGCGAATGCCCTCTGTTCCTGGATCAATGCCTGCTAACATCAAGTATGATACGTCAGACATGCAAGCCTTCGCTCGCGTGGTGAAGTGGAGCTATCTAGCAGGAGATGTGAGAAATGGAGCCCCGTACTCTCCTTGCACAGGTGGATACAGAAGAGCAGTTTGTGTGTACGGAGCAGGTGACATCTCGTGGCTCTTGAGACAACATCAACTCTTTGCAAATAAGTTTGATCCTGAGGTGGATGATATTGCTATTAGATGTATAGAGTCAGTTCTGCATTTTAAAGCTTTAGGCCATGACCCACTGGAAACAGATTAATATTCCACATTTTTTTccttgaaatgtaaaatgtattttaaatttcAAAGTTGGTACTTAGGGCAGGTATATTTATAAACCATAATAGCGTATTCAATATTGTCCAAAATGTTTGATTgaaatatctttatatattttgtattcatttttatttgatctatCTTGCAAAGgggtttttattattctgtggCTGTTAATGTTATTATCAGTATGTTATCTATAACATGAATTCTTAAATTATTGAACATACATACAAATGATATCCATCTTGTTACTGTGGCAAAGCTTGTACTTAATggaataaaaacatacaaaaggaTGTAGATCAATTACTTTActtgaagaaaatgtaaaatgaagaCCTCCATCTTTGCTCTCACAAATGTCAGAGGGAACGTTCAAGTGAGGCGCAGAAAAAACAACCAAACCTTTATTTTCCCCAGGCACGATTTTGATAGAGAACATCAGCAGTGAACATTGAAAAGGGTGTTTGTCAAAACGTGTTCTATGAAACGCCAGTCAATGGGTCAGAGACCTAAAATGCATTATATAAATCAGAACAaccataaaaatatattaatttctcTCCTTTGTCACcttttgaatataaatatatattgaaatgtaataaaGCAGGACATGCATCAACCACTTGTAACAGAGTGCTTTAAATAACGTGTAAATACACCAGTAACTAGGGAACACCAATAAGCTAAGTACATGATATTtcaggaattttttttttttttaaattaaaaatgtttcagACAGCATGTGTGAAAAATGCTTAAGATTAGGCTGTAAAACATTCCACGGTGCGACAAGCAGCATAGTTTGAAAAAGGCACTTTCTTGATGCAAAGAGTCACGGCTGTAGgagagctcctcctcctcctcctcctcctcctcctcctcctcctcctcctcttgcagtGCGAGCAGGGTCACTCTGGAACAGCAGCAGCTGCGATCTCCACTTTGCCGTGCATGTCCTGGTCAATTCTGTAGACAAATACAATAGTCGTCAGACATCTGTGTGCCAGGAAAGGCCTGTTATCTAACAGAGAATCAAAGTGGCAATCAAAGGCAACTCTACTGCCCATTAACACACATCCTGAAATGTGATCATTTCCCTTCTACCAttaataagcaaattatttgtgtgtgacagtctttctatttttttagaCTTACCAGACTTATGCTTTCAGCATATGTATGCCAGATATTGTCCATGCTTTTTTGACGAAGGCACTTAAAAATATGAGCACTGATATCGTTTTCATTATTATGAGGTTCTTTGCAAGACAAATGCACTAATGTAGACTATAAATCCATGTTAGGGCACAGACTGCTTCATCAGCAGCACACACTGCAAATAGTCGTACAATAAGAAAATGTGTAAAGGCTAAGCAATCTGTGCCAAACCTTTTACATTCCATAAGTGCAACCGTTATACTTAAAATATGCAATGTTTGTTTATAGTGTCAAACAGCTCTATGGCAATGTGTGAGGTTTTAGTGCATTCATCTTCAACTTAACGCATCCACCGTATAACAATTGCGGCAGTGGTGTAAATACAATACAGAGTCTCTTTCGCAACCgacaattattaattttttatcTTCTAACATGACATCTCTGCAAATGAATAACCTCACGCTTACGACTTATCAGTACGAAGCAGAATATTTATGTGTGTTGGAGCAAGGCTGACAAAGGTTTGAGGCAATAACTAAACATCAGCAGGGAGTGGGTATGCGGTGAGTCATGCAAAGAGCTGTGAGAGTGGACAGGAGTGTTCAGTGAGGGCGAGCTACTGGCGGAACCATGTGAGGACACAATAGCAGTGCAATCACACAACCACACTGACTATGACCAGCTACGTCCTGGTAGTCCAGTCCCACCCCATCCAGTGAAACAAACATTAACAAACTTACCCAGCATCAACCACATTCAATTAAAAACCtagtttttaaaaagacacatgcAAGTAAGTGCTACTTGATGCCCCAACTTTAATATCAGAAAGAAGCAAGTCAATAATTTACCTCAAAACTATTCTAACTTGTTATTGACATAAATCAATGATTTAGCATCCCAGTGGAAACAGTGCCTTGGGTGTAAAATGGGCTTCAAAGTACATGGTACCATTCAAACGACATACATAGAGCTGATATTATTTTGAGGCAATGAATAGAGAACAAAATTAACAAGAAATGACTTTGAAATGAATATCACAGAATTGGCTCAGAAAAAGGATCTAGTTGTTGAAACAATTACCAAGCCATCTTTTTTTGGAAACCAAATCAAACAGCTTCTCAATCTGCTTTTAATGGACATCTACTGTGAGAGAGCTGTGGGACATTTAGGGAGGATAGTTGTTGGCCAGCAGGTAAAAGCAATTCATCCCACTTCAAACACGTGGGACAGAGTGAGGTGTATTGGTGCATTTCAGAAAGCCAACGGATCATTTCCTTGTTAGTTTTGTGAATTGCGAAAGAATGCCGAGACTGACCCTGGGTGCAAGTGCATATACCTTTTACGGCTTTTCCTATTTTTTTCGTCGTCAAACCTTAAGAGGGGGCAGGGAAACGGAGGTAAGGAAAGGAGAATTACACAGCCAACAGCAACCAAACATCCAAAAGAGCAAACACAGTTGATAAGATAAGATGTATTCTTGTCTTATCAAATGTCACGTGGAAAGAAGACCCACCTCAAGGAAATATACAGCGTAAGCAATTTCCCAGCACAAGCGCAATAGTTATGTATTACAGCAAAGGTTTAACTCTTGTTGAAATGTTAAACTAATTCAGATTCACAAGGCTGTACTATTctctacattttttatttttcaaaaggaATATGTTTAGATATTTGTATTTTGGTGCATTTGGATTTCTACCGCCATCAGAATAATTACAGTGCGAGTAAGACAATAATGCTTCTGGGCAGAAAGTGTCAATGGCTTTGGAAAATTACTAAATCCTGTCCGGTCACGAAGCAAAATTTAAAGTGAGTCAGACTCATAACCTCGCAGGAAAAGCAGATGTAGCACCACCTACAGATGAAATGGAACCACATTTTGCAGGACCAGTCAGCTGATACTCCGCAGGCACAAATGCACTTGATCCTACCCTCACCCAAGAACCACCCTTATCTGATATGTaaacataacaaaaagaaatgctTAATCAAGTGTTCATGAACCCCTTTTCATCACCCAAGTAATGTCAAAGTGTCAAATCACCAAATTTCTGACATGGCCTTGGATTTATATGCATTAGCTTGCAGACACCTTCATATCTTGTCTTTTGACAGGACTTTTGTCTTGAAAACTGCTGAAGTGTTTTGAGTGGAGCATACTTACTGCTTGATACAATCTGGTATGGACACATACTCCATTGGAACCAGTTCGGCAAGGTCTGTCAAGCTGAACACATACTTGATTTTCTGACTAAATTTGGAGCTGTGAAAAGAAGCACGAAATCTAAATGTTACTGGAGAAGATCTTCATTTCATTATTCTCGCCACCTTGAACATTAGTTACCTTATGAAAGGTTTTGTGAGTGCCAGCAGGGTGCGAATAAACCAAGAGGGATGGACAATTATCAAAGACTTCAAGTTCTTCCGTAACCTGGacaaaaagagtgagagacGCCACAATTGAATCCCATATGATGCTGTTCTTGGGTTTGGCCTGATGCCTCTGCATTCATAGTAAAAAAAGTGCGATTGCCACTCACTCACCTCCTATCAATCTGCTGATAACACTTTCTGAGCCAGCCAACAGTTGGCATCTTTTTCCGAGAGGTTGCCCCGTTCAAATACACAATCATATAGTTCTCAGCGACCAAAAGCTCCAGCGTGCCAATGACATACCTGCAGGAAACGAGAAACTTCCATTAGCGTTGGTCCTAAACTGTGCGATCGCAAGGCCAGAGGAAACCAAATAAACACTTACTTGAATAAATTGTCCATGATGTATTTGTAATTTGGTTGATTGCTTTCAGGCATAAAGCACACAGCGAACACAATGATGGCATTCAGACCGTCTCCATAGTAACCTACAATGAAAAATCAAACTTGAAAAGTTGACGTTTTCGGATCAAAACCATATTTGCTGTCAAAACTTAATTTTTTCCATATTTTTTATAAACAGACTGATCAACTCACgtcaaacacaaatgtaatacaGCGTGTTCATCAAggaacatatacatatttaaaatgtatgtcatTGCAAAATGTCCCAATGTAATGCAACCAACCTCCATGGCTGATAACCCTCTTGTAAGGTTCGATGGCCTTCATGTCCACTCTGTGTTCCTGGTCTCCGATACGAAACACCCTCCAGCgccgcccctcctccctctcctccgagGCGGAGTACTGCTGCACCGACTCCACCCCCTTCTGAAGCAGATCTGTGGTTTTCGGCTTGGGGAGATCGTCTAAATAGGAGAGGACGCATTTCAAACCCACAGCTAAGACGCTACACCCCCTGGATGTGAGGAATGTCTGATGTTATCAAATCAGATCCATTTGGATGAAATCATTTATCAAACGATTACATCACTCAACAATAACATGCATTTTAATCAGTGgacattcaaattaaatgttttgcttttatcaTTTGTATCTGGATGGCATGCTTTATCTTTTAATCAACACCGACTCCCTTTCAATTGAGGTCAGCATTTTCAATTACCCGATACAATTTCCTGGGGTCCACCGTGCTATTGTTCCCGGCATGGGAAATAAATGTGATGACCAAACACTGCTGAAATCCCAGAGGACATCGTTTGTAGGATGTATAGCTAGCAGCATGATATGCAAAATGCCACATGTTCTGTGCCTCATGTTGACATCAAGTTAGGTGTGAAAATTGTCATATATATCAAGCATGACAAGCATAATTAAATATAAGTGAATAGAGCAACCAAATCACATTACAATTTTATGAGGACGTCTCTGTGAGCGGCCCATTTCTGTGATATACCAAATCACATTGATCTATGTTTCTCTTTCTGTAGGATTCACATTTACGAGATTTAAGTGGtaaaatgcaaaatgtaatGCGTCTCCAATTAAAGGCTAAATGCATTGGGTGTAAATTTTTCCTTATGCTATAATGTAATTTCCTGAGATGTGCGATGCCTTGTACAAGTAGGACACACTGAATCACTAGTAAACAAACAGCACATGAGCAAATGGTTAATAGCTGATAACTGCAGCATTGCTATGCAGTTTGAACCACTTCTTCTTTGCCTTAAATCGACGAGTTGCAGGATTGATTGTTTACATAAACGCAGGAAGttttcaagaaaagaaaaaatgacatgCACAAAAACAGTAACTGACAATGAAGTGAATGAAACACAAAACCTCCCCATGATTTATTTGAACTGAAGACAGAATATGATCTGGAAAATAGGAGTTGATTGACTGATGGTTGGCAGAACGAAATGGGGGCTGTCCAAGAGGCCTTACCACGAGGAAGAGAGAAACCTGTTGCTGGCCTGCAGCCTGTTTCCAGACTGAGAATGGAAACAATTCTTCCATGTGAAAAAGAGGAAGGCAGCAGTGtggaaacacaaaaacaacaaagcacaTTAACTACACTTAAGGCAGTATGTTGCCTATCCAGACCTGTACAATCAAGGAAGGCAAATACAAATAGATCCAAGAACCAAGAAATAAAACACTAGTTTGATAACACGTTTACTTCTGTGTTACAAACCTACAAATAAACCCAAGAagggaagttttttttttaatgcagccgTGGACTTCTAATCTGAGACCAATTTGAAAGCATCTTTGCATCTGTATCAAACCTGTTACCATTGCATGATTTGAAAAGGTCTTACCTTCCCATTCAAACTCATTGCTATTGTCTGAAGGCGTGTCTATGTCGTCGAGGTCCAGCTCTGTACTTTCATCCAGCTcatcagagagaagagaacCTTCACTGCGGTCAAGTGTAAGACTGATGTCAGGAGCTGCGAGCTTCTTCTTTGCCTTCTTGCCGTGGTCCTCTGCATAGCCTGGGGTAGATGCCAAATCATCAATGGTTATACTATttgtataacaaataaaaaggacatGGTTTTTCAGGTTCATTATAATACAATTCTGTAGTTCATACAGAGCTAATATGAGTCTTCTATTCAGTCTGAAAAAGTAAGTGGTATCTTCCAATGTTAGTCTTATCAGTACCAAATTCCCTCTTTGTGTTAATCTGCCTCCACAGCAAAGAAAACACTATTGGAGAGGATTTTGTGCTGAAAACACAAAGTCGAAGATAGTAGAAGATAGATTAATTTTGTCTGAACAAGAAGGAACCGGAATGATTACAGTGACTAATAACTCTCTCAAATTAGCGAGCGTGAGTTTGGAAATATCCTTTAATATTGTAAAGCAATGCACTGTTCACTATTCTGTTTTCATTACCAGGGTCTATTTCTTCAGACGGTCCTGCAAAAAGCTCATCTtcaagctcctcttcctccggcAGGGGCCTAACAATCAAACAGCAGGTGATCATGCCTTCAGAAGGATTATGTTTCATGTGACttttaaaacacaacatgtgaTACAAAGCTCTGAACCATGATTAAAACGGGATTTACGACATTATGAGTGATTGACAATACCGTGGAAAGTCCTCATCCTGCCACTCTTCCTTCAGTTCAACTCCTTCCATTCTTAGGCGTGCTTCTGTTGTGGCGACTGACTCTTGGCGCTCTAGGCTGGGAATGGAAACAGAAAATGTTTATGCTAAAAAGTCGTATTGTGCTACAAATATCCTAAGATCAAGAGCAGGGCAAGCACAGATTATCCGTGACAAACACATAACTAGTTGTCTGTCCACGGCCGCTTGTGATTTGTACAATCCTCAAAAGATTATGGGAAAACAGGAGTCAAaagcatttcttttaaaaaaatttgaaaaaagTTAGTGGATATTAATGGTGACAGTGAAGAAATGctataataaaatgaatacacTTGACTACAGCTGCACAAAAAGCACACTATTTCACACTCTGCAAACAAGGCTGGAGAAatttatatagatatttaaagGCAATTTTTGGTTTCACAACTGGACATACTATGTTTGAAGTACAATTATGAACACATAACCAACATTTGGGGGAAAGAGTCCCTTTGGCTTTCAGGATGAACATATAAACGCTTTTTTATAAAAAGTGTAATGGTCGGTCTTTGTATGCTGTTAATTACCACCGTAGCATTACATCAACTCAATGAAAACCCCTGTTGAGGTTTAatatgcttttttgtttgtgtttctttctttctttcgatATGCGTATTAGTTTTGTCCAATAAACCAAATACTTTGATTTGCTATAGACAGGTGCTTTGTAATGCTGTGCTGATCACTACATAATCCACAGTCCTGCAAAGTTCGGCAGGCTCCTAAAAAGTTTCAGCTTGCAACTGGCCAATGGACCCATAATCAGATCACTGGCTTTTTTAAAAGCTTACACGCTTATGTTAAGGACTTAGTTTATAAACAATAAGTCTACTTAGAAATGCTGATCATTGTATCCGTATCTTTGCTGTACAGAGCTCCCTTTGATGCATTAATGACACACACAACTGTATTTGTGCTCCCAGACACAAAAACATTCTGGGCATTTGGTACTCAACATTTCAAAACGTTTAGCCATTTGTTCATGTATAGTGCTAATCCCCACATTACATTTGAAATCCATGTGACAGAGGTAGAAATGCTACAGGAATGTCGTTCCCTGAAAACAAACCCTTGAAGTCAAAGTGCAGTGGAGACTAAGCTGCATGCAAGTGTAATTCGCCACATTCAGGAGTGGAAAAGATACATGACTGTACTCATATGCTGCCTAATTCAACTCCATGCTTTATTATAAGACAGGAAGGATTGACCACAATGTTTACTAACAAGTTGTGTTGCATGCCACCACAGACATTGCTTACTATAACCTACAGAGGCTGAAGAGAATGGCAGTTACACCTGTACTTTTAGTACCAATGCCTGGTTGTGGGCTAAGAATTGACTTAGAAAAAATGTCTGTAAACTATATATGTGTGCCAGTGTAGTAAGGTCCCATTATAATTTTAACAGCATCGCTTCTATCGTTTTCTGGCTCGAACAGTTAGTCTTCATTTGAGGAGcatagaaaagaagaaaaaaaatgtggcAATTAGCACTGATATTGCCACTAAAACATTCACAAATGCTTGAACCTAGGCAGGTATCTGGCTCAGGTGCAGGGGTCGTGAAGAACAGCATTCTCGGAAGGAAACCAGaaagctttgttttttaaagttgccAACATGTAACGCTGGGCCAAACGTAAGATTGTACATATGACTTTACAGACCTTCCGATGGGCCCTGGTGGTGAGCGGGGCTGGGGAAGGCTCACCGGGGTAGAGCTTCTTGCTCCCGGCTGCTCCTGCTCATTGTCCGGAGGTGTCCTTTCCTGTGGCGTAACGTTACCTCTTGTTTTGGACAGACTCTCTTGAAGTGCCTCTTCGCCATGTTCAACTGTAGAAGCAGTGCTATATTCTAATTCGCCTAATTCCTCCTCGTCAACTTCTCCCGACACTCCAGAGGACGAGGGACTAGACGCCAGTCTGTTTCCCGGCTCCTCGTGAGTCCTCCTGGGTGTGACACAATCTGGGCTTCTATTGTTCAAATCCACATCGCTTACACCCTTCAGCACCGCTTCACTCTCGATCACGTCCGATGCCATGGCGTTTTCCTGTCTCCGtgcagatgggggggggggggggggggggggggggaataa
Above is a genomic segment from Cyclopterus lumpus isolate fCycLum1 chromosome 6, fCycLum1.pri, whole genome shotgun sequence containing:
- the gcnt3 gene encoding beta-1,3-galactosyl-O-glycosyl-glycoprotein beta-1,6-N-acetylglucosaminyltransferase 3 is translated as MASARWWKSQMWKKLPLIAIGMLLSFVLWETVLNRRSLPDLKIPPQFSLDLPGCLAIINGDIAGKKGELEVLLASRKRQSLLSEDFYLNVTKDCPSYIEKRGFITAPLSEEENNFPIAYSMVIHEKIEMFERLLRAVYNPQNIYCVHVDQKATKEFQKAVEAILSCFPNVLVASRLERVVYASWSRVQADLNCIKDLLNSRVQWMYLLNTCGTDFPIKTNREMVQALKALNGRNSMESEVTNDYKKGRWQYHHNVTTTVIRTDVKKSPPPNSNPMFTGNAYIVASRAFVVHVMQDREAQQFAEWEQDTYSPDEHFWATLQRMPSVPGSMPANIKYDTSDMQAFARVVKWSYLAGDVRNGAPYSPCTGGYRRAVCVYGAGDISWLLRQHQLFANKFDPEVDDIAIRCIESVLHFKALGHDPLETD
- the bnip2 gene encoding BCL2/adenovirus E1B 19 kDa protein-interacting protein 2 isoform X1, producing MASDVIESEAVLKGVSDVDLNNRSPDCVTPRRTHEEPGNRLASSPSSSGVSGEVDEEELGELEYSTASTVEHGEEALQESLSKTRGNVTPQERTPPDNEQEQPGARSSTPVSLPQPRSPPGPIGSLERQESVATTEARLRMEGVELKEEWQDEDFPRPLPEEEELEDELFAGPSEEIDPGYAEDHGKKAKKKLAAPDISLTLDRSEGSLLSDELDESTELDLDDIDTPSDNSNEFEWEDDLPKPKTTDLLQKGVESVQQYSASEEREEGRRWRVFRIGDQEHRVDMKAIEPYKRVISHGGYYGDGLNAIIVFAVCFMPESNQPNYKYIMDNLFKYVIGTLELLVAENYMIVYLNGATSRKKMPTVGWLRKCYQQIDRRLRKNLKSLIIVHPSWFIRTLLALTKPFISSKFSQKIKYVFSLTDLAELVPMEYVSIPDCIKQIDQDMHGKVEIAAAAVPE
- the bnip2 gene encoding BCL2/adenovirus E1B 19 kDa protein-interacting protein 2 isoform X2 — its product is MASDVIESEAVLKGVSDVDLNNRSPDCVTPRRTHEEPGNRLASSPSSSGVSGEVDEEELGELEYSTASTVEHGEEALQESLSKTRGNVTPQERTPPDNEQEQPGARSSTPVSLPQPRSPPGPIGSLERQESVATTEARLRMEGVELKEEWQDEDFPRPLPEEEELEDELFAGPSEEIDPGYAEDHGKKAKKKLAAPDISLTLDRSEGSLLSDELDESTELDLDDIDTPSDNSNEFEWEDDLPKPKTTDLLQKGVESVQQYSASEEREEGRRWRVFRIGDQEHRVDMKAIEPYKRVISHGGYYGDGLNAIIVFAVCFMPESNQPNYKYIMDNLFKYVIGTLELLVAENYMIVYLNGATSRKKMPTVGWLRKCYQQIDRRLRKNLKSLIIVHPSWFIRTLLALTKPFISSKFSQKIKYVFSLTDLAELVPMEYVSIPDCIKQFDDEKNRKSRKRIDQDMHGKVEIAAAAVPE